The Candidatus Dormiibacterota bacterium DNA segment GTAGTGCTCGACGTCGGTGCCGATCACGCCGCGGCGGCGGATGCCCGCGGTGTCGACCAGCACCACCTCGCCGTGCTCGTCCTCGATGCGAGTGTCGACGGTGTCGCGGGTGGTGCCGGGCACCGGCGACACCAGCGCGCGCTCCTCCCCCACCAGGGCATTGAGCAGCGACGACTTGCCCACGTTCGGCCGGCCCACGATGGCCACCCGCACCGGCGTCGCGGCGGCGGCGGCCTCGCCATCGACCACCTCGGCACCGTCCTCCACCTCACCACCGTCGTCCTCGGCCGGCGCCGGCAGCGCCTCGACCAGGCGGTCGCAGAGGTCGCCGACGTCGATGCCCTGGAGCGCGCTGATCATCAGCGGCTCGCCCAGCCCCAGCCGGTAGAGCTCGTGCGACAGATAGGGGTCGACCGGGCTGTCCGCCTTGTTCCCGGCCAGCAGCACCGGCCTGCCGCCGGTGCGCAGCAGCGCCGCCACCTCCTCGTCGAGGCCGGTGACGCCGTCGCGGACGTCCACGAGGAGGAGGCACACGTCCGCCTCGGCGACCGCCAGGCGCGCCTGCTGCTGGGTGCCGCTGACCAGCTGCGCCAGGTCGGAGCCGTCGTTCCTGCCACCGGTGTCGAGCCCGGCGGTGTCGACCACGGTGAACCGCCGGCCCGCCCACTCCGCGACCCCGTAGAGGCGGTCGCGGGTCAGCCCCGCGAACTCGTCGACGATGGCGCGACGCTCACCGGTCAGGCGGTTGAAGAGGGTCGACTTGCCGACGTTGGGACGGCCGACGATGGCGACGATCCCCGACGGGGTGGCGGTCGACGCCTCGGCGCGGCGGTGGCGCAGCCGCCGCGGCGTCCGGGTGCTCGCGGTGTGGCCGCGACCGGTGCGCGGTGGCATCAGCGTCCCGCCTCGGCGGCGACGCCGTCGACCGCCATGCCCACCTCGGCGAACCCGCCGGCGCCGGGCAGCAGCCGCCAGCCGCGCACCTCCCCGGTGGCCTCCGCCGAGGACGACACGATCACGTAGAGGTACTCCGCCCACGCCCGCTCGGTGTCGAGGCGCGACGGCACCGCCGGATGGTCGGGATGCGAGTGCCAGAACCCGAGCACCTCGAGACCCTCCTCCCGGGCCGCCCGCTCGGCGCGGAGGATGGCGAGGGGATCGAGCTCGAAGCGGTCGCGGCCGCGGGGGGCGAGGTTCCGTCCCGAGGTGACCGACCGGACGGCCAGGACCTCACCGGTGCCGGCGGTCCCGATCAGCACCCCGCACCCCTCGTCGGGGTACGCGGAAGCGGCCAGCCGCCGAACCTCAGCCGCCGCCGTGGGGCTGAGCACCACACCCACCTCCACCCCTAGCCTTCGCGCTGGCGGTACAGCCCGCTGCTCAGGTAGCGGTCGCCGCCGTCGGCGAAGACGATCACGATCACCCCGCCCTGCCCGGTGGCGGCGAGCGAGCGGCCCACCGAACCCGCGCAGTGCAGGGCCGCGCCGCTGGAGTGGCCGATCAGGATGCCCTCGGTGGTGGCCAGCCGGCGGGCGACGTCGTAGGCGTCCTCGGTCGACACCCCCACGTTGTCGTCGGCGAGGGCGGGATCGTAGATCCCCGGCACGATCGAGGTCTCCATGTGCTTGAGCCCCTCGAGCCCGTGCCAGGGCTCGTCCGGCTCGACCGAGATGCACCGGATCTCGGGGTTCAGCTCCTTCAGCCGCCGGCTGGTGCCCATGAAGGTGCCGCTGGTGCCGAGACCGGCGATGAAGTGGGTCACCCGCCCGCCGGTCTGCTCCCAGATCTCCAGGCCGGTGCCGTCGTAGTGGGCCCGCCAGTTGGCGTCGTTGTTGTACTGGTCGGGCATGAAGTAGCGGTCGGGATCGGCGTCGCGCAGCTGGCGGGCCAGCAGGATCGCCCCGTCGCTGCCCTCCTGCGCATCGCTGTACTCGATCTCCGCGCCGAACGCGAGCACCAGCTGCTTGCGCTCCTCGCTCACGTTCGTGGGCATCACCAGCTTCACCCGGTAGCCCCTGGCGGCGCCGATCATCGCGTAGGCGATGCCGGTGTTCCCGCTGGTGCTGTCGAGGATCACCCGGTCGTGGGTCAGCCGGCCGGAGCGCTCGCCCTCCTCGATCATCCGCAGCGCCGGCCGGTCCTTCACCGAGCCGCCCGGGTTCATGAACTCGGCCTTGGCGTAGATCTCCACCCCCGGCGCGCCCTCGTCGAAGAGGTGGACGCGCAGCAGCGGGGTGTTGCCGATCTCGTCGGTGATCCGCCGGTCGGTGACCATCCGCAGCTCACGCCGGGCCGGAACGGTGCATTGCTGACTCATGAGGTCAATTATGCCGAGACCGCCCGGTCGCCATCCGTTCCCGCCCGGCCGGGGCGTCTCCCGAGCCCGTGAGTGGTAGGACTCCTGCTCGTGTCCCGCCTCCGGCGCGCCCCCGACCCCGCGGGACGGCTGCTCTTCGGCCAGTTCGTGATGTTCACCGGCATCGCCATGCTCTTCCCCGTGGTCGCGCTCTACGTGCGCCACCGCGGCGGCAGCGCCCTCGACGCCGCCCTGTTCATCGCCGGGCCGATGCTGGCCAACACCCTGGTCCAGGTGCCCGCCGGCCGGCTCGCCGATCGGATCGGCCGCCGCCCGGTGCTCATCGGCGCCCGGCTCGGCTACGCCGCGATCTCCCTCGGCCTCTTCGCCGACCACGGCCCGCTCTGGCTCCTCGCCGCCCTCCGCGCCGCCCAGGGGGCCTGCAGCGGCGCCTACGCCCCCGCCCTGCTCGCCGCTCTCACCGACCTGACCCCGCCCGACCGCCGGGCCACCCGCTTCAGCCAGCTGCAGCGTGCCGAGCTCGCTGGCCTGCTGATCGGTCCGCTGATCGGTGGGGCGGTGGCGACCTGGCGGGAGTCGGCGGTCTTCGGCGTCGCCGGGGTCGCCGTGCTCCTCGGCCTCGGCGCGGTGTTCGGGGTCCCCGAGACCCGGGTGGCGCCGGCGGCCCACGACCACCCCGCGACCGCGCCGCCACGCTGGTGGCGCGCTCGCGGGGTGCTGGTCGCGTGCGTGACCCTGGCCACCGTCGGGCTGGTCTTCACCATGTACGACGTCGTCTGGCCCCAGTACCTCTCCGCGCGCGGCGTCAGCACCTTCGTGGTGGGCGTCTCGATCACCCTCTTCGCGCTGCCGATGCTCCTGCTCGCCACCCCCGCCGGGCGTCTGGCAGACCGCGCCGACCGGCGGGTGATCCTGGGAACCGCCCTCGCGGTGGTGAGCGTCTGCGCCGCCACCTATCCCCTGCTGCACTCGCTCGCCGTGATCCTCGCCCTGGGCACCGTCGAGGCGGCCGCCTTCGTCCTGGTCGAGCCGTCGCTGTACGCCACCCTCTCCGAGGCGGCGTCCGCCGGCGGCCGCGGCCGGATGATGGGCACCGGCGGCCTCTTCCAGTTCGGCGGCTCGGCGGTCGGCGCGTCGGTGCTCGGCGCCCTGTACGGGGTGCGCGAGGGAATCCCGTTCTGGGCCGGCGGCGCGGCGCTGCTGGTGATGGCGGTGCTCTGCGCGGTGGCCATCCC contains these protein-coding regions:
- the der gene encoding ribosome biogenesis GTPase Der, producing MPPRTGRGHTASTRTPRRLRHRRAEASTATPSGIVAIVGRPNVGKSTLFNRLTGERRAIVDEFAGLTRDRLYGVAEWAGRRFTVVDTAGLDTGGRNDGSDLAQLVSGTQQQARLAVAEADVCLLLVDVRDGVTGLDEEVAALLRTGGRPVLLAGNKADSPVDPYLSHELYRLGLGEPLMISALQGIDVGDLCDRLVEALPAPAEDDGGEVEDGAEVVDGEAAAAATPVRVAIVGRPNVGKSSLLNALVGEERALVSPVPGTTRDTVDTRIEDEHGEVVLVDTAGIRRRGVIGTDVEHYSLLRALRAMERSDVAVVVVDGSTGVVAQDRHVAGYAAEAGKGLVVVINKWDLLDTETRADSATLNKVHEAFSFVPGVPVLAVSALEGRGVNRVLAAARQVAAARSTRIPTGPLNSLLRTAIEEHPPRFHKGRKLKLLYAAQAQSQTPTIALFVNDPEMMHFAYQRYLENRIRAVFGFAGVPLRVVLRARAEKDDGGVADRRRAAIRGRR
- a CDS encoding M67 family metallopeptidase: MEVGVVLSPTAAAEVRRLAASAYPDEGCGVLIGTAGTGEVLAVRSVTSGRNLAPRGRDRFELDPLAILRAERAAREEGLEVLGFWHSHPDHPAVPSRLDTERAWAEYLYVIVSSSAEATGEVRGWRLLPGAGGFAEVGMAVDGVAAEAGR
- a CDS encoding cysteine synthase family protein; protein product: MVTDRRITDEIGNTPLLRVHLFDEGAPGVEIYAKAEFMNPGGSVKDRPALRMIEEGERSGRLTHDRVILDSTSGNTGIAYAMIGAARGYRVKLVMPTNVSEERKQLVLAFGAEIEYSDAQEGSDGAILLARQLRDADPDRYFMPDQYNNDANWRAHYDGTGLEIWEQTGGRVTHFIAGLGTSGTFMGTSRRLKELNPEIRCISVEPDEPWHGLEGLKHMETSIVPGIYDPALADDNVGVSTEDAYDVARRLATTEGILIGHSSGAALHCAGSVGRSLAATGQGGVIVIVFADGGDRYLSSGLYRQREG
- a CDS encoding MFS transporter is translated as MSRLRRAPDPAGRLLFGQFVMFTGIAMLFPVVALYVRHRGGSALDAALFIAGPMLANTLVQVPAGRLADRIGRRPVLIGARLGYAAISLGLFADHGPLWLLAALRAAQGACSGAYAPALLAALTDLTPPDRRATRFSQLQRAELAGLLIGPLIGGAVATWRESAVFGVAGVAVLLGLGAVFGVPETRVAPAAHDHPATAPPRWWRARGVLVACVTLATVGLVFTMYDVVWPQYLSARGVSTFVVGVSITLFALPMLLLATPAGRLADRADRRVILGTALAVVSVCAATYPLLHSLAVILALGTVEAAAFVLVEPSLYATLSEAASAGGRGRMMGTGGLFQFGGSAVGASVLGALYGVREGIPFWAGGAALLVMAVLCAVAIPARAPASAPLGGGGGRGRGGDAEAGALPLGMVQDGDHAAGTDVDRPLVAGELDELGAGGERREELRDGELDGDVATVHETQDRHGSPSGRPGPGDALGW